The Lycium barbarum isolate Lr01 chromosome 12, ASM1917538v2, whole genome shotgun sequence genome includes a region encoding these proteins:
- the LOC132623999 gene encoding uncharacterized protein LOC132623999 isoform X3 has translation MSILSSHSDTHTASSSSSPSSPNPNPNHGSKHHHHQQPSPPSLSPHNFSGNMAPTAYASGGSSKKVNNSSSGQDGFTSSRPHNSDRISLHQQGKSARTNDPSSGRDQIGSNSPQGIATRSAPRRAQMVSGNHLLNFQYDPISRPQPRMPPPRRYVKRKPYNKDLFLQANYKFVLLDSGNYTPESMDPDKMLQWEDIVCVRYSTPFQVQCPICLEDPLCPQITSCGHIFCFPCIMQYFMISEEDDHKDDFKKKCPLCFMMISSKDLYTIQIENVKQLRVGDVIEFVLLTRHKDSFTSSLKNNDGIVGGEEVQKSFSKFIFTSDVDLSVREAMSDLDSWLARADSGLVDDMEKLPFVCAAMEQLEQRKKYWNGQHISVQNSKSNKDNFLAKCSYRAQSTESIQVHSAGQSTLEMPSSHLTDKPILQEKSTLNKVVRDSQLIQAADVESIEDCIGSSLSLCDNDKSPQKDSSGTANREDINSYSFYQAVDGQHLILHPLNMKCLLHYYGGYDSLPNRISGKILQMESVTQSEAMRRRYRFLSHFSLTTTFQLCEIDLSKILPMDALSPFMEEIKSREKQRKWQARKERREQVKADAIGMHLEPLPFSFSEPSFTEQPTFTSDDFEGTRSSGILSFANVTSKAKAVEGPNASKSNDAGKKGKKPNRVLMSTSGGRRY, from the exons ATGTCCATCTTGTCTTCCCATAGCGACACTCATACagcttcctcttcctcttcaccAAGCTCTCCAAACCCTAACCCCAATCATGGATCcaaacaccaccaccaccaacaacccTCTCCCCCTTCCCTGTCTCCCCACAACTTCTCAG gAAATATGGCTCCCACTGCATATGCTTCTGGAGGATCTTCCAAAAAG GTGAACAACTCCAGTAGCGGTCAAGATGGTTTCACAAGTTCACGACCCCATAACAGTGATAGAATTTCACTGCACCAACAAGGAAAATCAGCTAGGACCAATGACCCTTCCAGTGGAAGAGACCAGATTGGTTCCAACAGTCCTCAAGGAATTGCTACCCGCTCAGCTCCAAGAAGAGCCCAAATGGTTAGTGGAAATCACTTGCTGAATTTTCAGTATGATCCCATTTCTCGTCCACAACCTAGGATGCCTCCTCCAAGGAGATACGTGAAGAGAAAACCTTACAACAAAGACTTGTTTCTTCAAGCAAATTACAAGTTTGTTCTGTTGGATTCAGGCAATTACACGCCTGAATCAATGGATCCAGACAAAATGTTACAATGGGAGGATATTGTTTGTGTGAGATATTCCACTCCATTTCAAGTGCAATGCCCCATATGCTTAGAGGATCCTCTGTGTCCTCAGATAACTTCATGTGGTCATATCTTCTGTTTTCCCTGTATTATGCAATATTTTATGATCTCCGAAGAAGATGACCATAAAGACGATTTCAAGAAGAAATGCCCCTTGTGCTTTATGATGATATCTTCGAAAGATTTGTACACCATCCAAATTGAGAACGTTAAGCAACTTCGTGTTGGTGATGTCATTGAGTTTGTCCTTTTAACCCGTCACAAGGATTCATTTACTTCATCTTTGAAAAATAATGATGGCATTGTTGGTGGAGAGGAGGTTCAGAAGTCATTTTCTAAGTTCATATTTACTTCAGATGTTGACCTTTCTGTCCGAGAGGCAATGTCTGATCTTGATAGTTGGTTAGCTAGAGCAGATTCAGGCCTAGTTGATGACATGGAGAAACTTCCCTTTGTCTGTGCTGCAATGGAACAATTGGAGCAGAGGAAGAAGTACTGGAATGGGCAACATATTTCTGTCCAAAACAGCAAATCTAACAAAGATAATTTTTTGGCGAAGTGTTCTTATAGAGCTCAGTCAACAGAAAGTATTCAGGTCCATTCTGCTGGTCAATCTACTCTTGAAATGCCATCCAGTCATCTAACTGATAAGCCAATATTGCAGGAGAAGTCAACTCTCAATAAGGTAGTGAGGGACTCTCAGCTTATTCAAGCTGCAGATGTTGAATCAATAGAAGATTGTATTGGATCTTCATTGTCCTTATGTGACAATGACAAGAGCCCACAGAAAGACAGTAGTGGCACTGCAAACAGAGAAGACATCAATTCTTACAGTTTCTACCAG GCAGTTGATGGTCAGCACCTTATCCTTCATCCGCTGAACATGAAGTGTCTTCTGCATTACTATGGTGGCTATGATAGTCTTCCTAACAG AATTAGTGGAAAGATTTTACAAATGGAGTCTGTGACGCAATCGGAGGCCATGAGAAGGCGCTACCGCTTCTTAAGTCATTTTTCTTTGACGACAACATTTCAG CTCTGTGAAATTGATCTCAGCAAGATATTGCCCATGGATGCACTATCTCCATTTATGGAGGAAATCAAAAGTAGGGAAAAACAAAGGAAGTGGCAGGCTAGGAAG GAACGGCGTGAACAAGTTAAAGCTGACGCCATTGGCATGCACTTAGAGCCTTTGCCTTTTAGCTTTTCAGAACCATCTTTCACAGAACAGCCTACTTTCACTAGCGATGACTTTGAAG GAACAAGGAGTTCTGGAATTCTGTCCTTTGCAAATGTAACGTCCAAGGCAAAAGCTGTTGAAGGTCCCAACGCGTCTAAGTCAAATGATGCAGGGAAGAAGGGGAAGAAGCCAAATCGGGTCCTAATGTCAACATCTGGTGGTAGGCGTTACTGA
- the LOC132623999 gene encoding uncharacterized protein LOC132623999 isoform X2 translates to MSILSSHSDTHTASSSSSPSSPNPNPNHGSKHHHHQQPSPPSLSPHNFSGNMAPTAYASGGSSKKVNNSSSGQDGFTSSRPHNSDRISLHQQGKSARTNDPSSGRDQIGSNSPQGIATRSAPRRAQMVSGNHLLNFQYDPISRPQPRMPPPRRYVKRKPYNKDLFLQANYKFVLLDSGNYTPESMDPDKMLQWEDIVCVRYSTPFQVQCPICLEDPLCPQITSCGHIFCFPCIMQYFMISEEDDHKDDFKKKCPLCFMMISSKDLYTIQIENVKQLRVGDVIEFVLLTRHKDSFTSSLKNNDGIVGGEEVQKSFSKFIFTSDVDLSVREAMSDLDSWLARADSGLVDDMEKLPFVCAAMEQLEQRKKYWNGQHISVQNSKSNKDNFLAKCSYRAQSTESIQEKSTLNKVVRDSQLIQAADVESIEDCIGSSLSLCDNDKSPQKDSSGTANREDINSYSFYQAVDGQHLILHPLNMKCLLHYYGGYDSLPNRISGKILQMESVTQSEAMRRRYRFLSHFSLTTTFQLCEIDLSKILPMDALSPFMEEIKSREKQRKWQARKERREQVKADAIGMHLEPLPFSFSEPSFTEQPTFTSDDFEALGSTSTAVTSSSSPVPGGRQLFSNVARLGFAAGCDPPALKTDESTRDSSVAAGTRSSGILSFANVTSKAKAVEGPNASKSNDAGKKGKKPNRVLMSTSGGRRY, encoded by the exons ATGTCCATCTTGTCTTCCCATAGCGACACTCATACagcttcctcttcctcttcaccAAGCTCTCCAAACCCTAACCCCAATCATGGATCcaaacaccaccaccaccaacaacccTCTCCCCCTTCCCTGTCTCCCCACAACTTCTCAG gAAATATGGCTCCCACTGCATATGCTTCTGGAGGATCTTCCAAAAAG GTGAACAACTCCAGTAGCGGTCAAGATGGTTTCACAAGTTCACGACCCCATAACAGTGATAGAATTTCACTGCACCAACAAGGAAAATCAGCTAGGACCAATGACCCTTCCAGTGGAAGAGACCAGATTGGTTCCAACAGTCCTCAAGGAATTGCTACCCGCTCAGCTCCAAGAAGAGCCCAAATGGTTAGTGGAAATCACTTGCTGAATTTTCAGTATGATCCCATTTCTCGTCCACAACCTAGGATGCCTCCTCCAAGGAGATACGTGAAGAGAAAACCTTACAACAAAGACTTGTTTCTTCAAGCAAATTACAAGTTTGTTCTGTTGGATTCAGGCAATTACACGCCTGAATCAATGGATCCAGACAAAATGTTACAATGGGAGGATATTGTTTGTGTGAGATATTCCACTCCATTTCAAGTGCAATGCCCCATATGCTTAGAGGATCCTCTGTGTCCTCAGATAACTTCATGTGGTCATATCTTCTGTTTTCCCTGTATTATGCAATATTTTATGATCTCCGAAGAAGATGACCATAAAGACGATTTCAAGAAGAAATGCCCCTTGTGCTTTATGATGATATCTTCGAAAGATTTGTACACCATCCAAATTGAGAACGTTAAGCAACTTCGTGTTGGTGATGTCATTGAGTTTGTCCTTTTAACCCGTCACAAGGATTCATTTACTTCATCTTTGAAAAATAATGATGGCATTGTTGGTGGAGAGGAGGTTCAGAAGTCATTTTCTAAGTTCATATTTACTTCAGATGTTGACCTTTCTGTCCGAGAGGCAATGTCTGATCTTGATAGTTGGTTAGCTAGAGCAGATTCAGGCCTAGTTGATGACATGGAGAAACTTCCCTTTGTCTGTGCTGCAATGGAACAATTGGAGCAGAGGAAGAAGTACTGGAATGGGCAACATATTTCTGTCCAAAACAGCAAATCTAACAAAGATAATTTTTTGGCGAAGTGTTCTTATAGAGCTCAGTCAACAGAAAGTATTCAG GAGAAGTCAACTCTCAATAAGGTAGTGAGGGACTCTCAGCTTATTCAAGCTGCAGATGTTGAATCAATAGAAGATTGTATTGGATCTTCATTGTCCTTATGTGACAATGACAAGAGCCCACAGAAAGACAGTAGTGGCACTGCAAACAGAGAAGACATCAATTCTTACAGTTTCTACCAG GCAGTTGATGGTCAGCACCTTATCCTTCATCCGCTGAACATGAAGTGTCTTCTGCATTACTATGGTGGCTATGATAGTCTTCCTAACAG AATTAGTGGAAAGATTTTACAAATGGAGTCTGTGACGCAATCGGAGGCCATGAGAAGGCGCTACCGCTTCTTAAGTCATTTTTCTTTGACGACAACATTTCAG CTCTGTGAAATTGATCTCAGCAAGATATTGCCCATGGATGCACTATCTCCATTTATGGAGGAAATCAAAAGTAGGGAAAAACAAAGGAAGTGGCAGGCTAGGAAG GAACGGCGTGAACAAGTTAAAGCTGACGCCATTGGCATGCACTTAGAGCCTTTGCCTTTTAGCTTTTCAGAACCATCTTTCACAGAACAGCCTACTTTCACTAGCGATGACTTTGAAG CTTTGGGAAGTACGAGTACAGCTGTAACATCATCAAGCTCCCCAGTGCCTGGAGGCAGACAGCTGTTCTCGAATGTTGCAAGGCTTGGTTTTGCCGCTGGATGTGATCCTCCAGCTCTGAAAACGGATGAGTCCACGCGTGATTCTTCTGTTGCGGCTG GAACAAGGAGTTCTGGAATTCTGTCCTTTGCAAATGTAACGTCCAAGGCAAAAGCTGTTGAAGGTCCCAACGCGTCTAAGTCAAATGATGCAGGGAAGAAGGGGAAGAAGCCAAATCGGGTCCTAATGTCAACATCTGGTGGTAGGCGTTACTGA
- the LOC132623999 gene encoding uncharacterized protein LOC132623999 isoform X1, translating to MSILSSHSDTHTASSSSSPSSPNPNPNHGSKHHHHQQPSPPSLSPHNFSGNMAPTAYASGGSSKKVNNSSSGQDGFTSSRPHNSDRISLHQQGKSARTNDPSSGRDQIGSNSPQGIATRSAPRRAQMVSGNHLLNFQYDPISRPQPRMPPPRRYVKRKPYNKDLFLQANYKFVLLDSGNYTPESMDPDKMLQWEDIVCVRYSTPFQVQCPICLEDPLCPQITSCGHIFCFPCIMQYFMISEEDDHKDDFKKKCPLCFMMISSKDLYTIQIENVKQLRVGDVIEFVLLTRHKDSFTSSLKNNDGIVGGEEVQKSFSKFIFTSDVDLSVREAMSDLDSWLARADSGLVDDMEKLPFVCAAMEQLEQRKKYWNGQHISVQNSKSNKDNFLAKCSYRAQSTESIQVHSAGQSTLEMPSSHLTDKPILQEKSTLNKVVRDSQLIQAADVESIEDCIGSSLSLCDNDKSPQKDSSGTANREDINSYSFYQAVDGQHLILHPLNMKCLLHYYGGYDSLPNRISGKILQMESVTQSEAMRRRYRFLSHFSLTTTFQLCEIDLSKILPMDALSPFMEEIKSREKQRKWQARKERREQVKADAIGMHLEPLPFSFSEPSFTEQPTFTSDDFEALGSTSTAVTSSSSPVPGGRQLFSNVARLGFAAGCDPPALKTDESTRDSSVAAGTRSSGILSFANVTSKAKAVEGPNASKSNDAGKKGKKPNRVLMSTSGGRRY from the exons ATGTCCATCTTGTCTTCCCATAGCGACACTCATACagcttcctcttcctcttcaccAAGCTCTCCAAACCCTAACCCCAATCATGGATCcaaacaccaccaccaccaacaacccTCTCCCCCTTCCCTGTCTCCCCACAACTTCTCAG gAAATATGGCTCCCACTGCATATGCTTCTGGAGGATCTTCCAAAAAG GTGAACAACTCCAGTAGCGGTCAAGATGGTTTCACAAGTTCACGACCCCATAACAGTGATAGAATTTCACTGCACCAACAAGGAAAATCAGCTAGGACCAATGACCCTTCCAGTGGAAGAGACCAGATTGGTTCCAACAGTCCTCAAGGAATTGCTACCCGCTCAGCTCCAAGAAGAGCCCAAATGGTTAGTGGAAATCACTTGCTGAATTTTCAGTATGATCCCATTTCTCGTCCACAACCTAGGATGCCTCCTCCAAGGAGATACGTGAAGAGAAAACCTTACAACAAAGACTTGTTTCTTCAAGCAAATTACAAGTTTGTTCTGTTGGATTCAGGCAATTACACGCCTGAATCAATGGATCCAGACAAAATGTTACAATGGGAGGATATTGTTTGTGTGAGATATTCCACTCCATTTCAAGTGCAATGCCCCATATGCTTAGAGGATCCTCTGTGTCCTCAGATAACTTCATGTGGTCATATCTTCTGTTTTCCCTGTATTATGCAATATTTTATGATCTCCGAAGAAGATGACCATAAAGACGATTTCAAGAAGAAATGCCCCTTGTGCTTTATGATGATATCTTCGAAAGATTTGTACACCATCCAAATTGAGAACGTTAAGCAACTTCGTGTTGGTGATGTCATTGAGTTTGTCCTTTTAACCCGTCACAAGGATTCATTTACTTCATCTTTGAAAAATAATGATGGCATTGTTGGTGGAGAGGAGGTTCAGAAGTCATTTTCTAAGTTCATATTTACTTCAGATGTTGACCTTTCTGTCCGAGAGGCAATGTCTGATCTTGATAGTTGGTTAGCTAGAGCAGATTCAGGCCTAGTTGATGACATGGAGAAACTTCCCTTTGTCTGTGCTGCAATGGAACAATTGGAGCAGAGGAAGAAGTACTGGAATGGGCAACATATTTCTGTCCAAAACAGCAAATCTAACAAAGATAATTTTTTGGCGAAGTGTTCTTATAGAGCTCAGTCAACAGAAAGTATTCAGGTCCATTCTGCTGGTCAATCTACTCTTGAAATGCCATCCAGTCATCTAACTGATAAGCCAATATTGCAGGAGAAGTCAACTCTCAATAAGGTAGTGAGGGACTCTCAGCTTATTCAAGCTGCAGATGTTGAATCAATAGAAGATTGTATTGGATCTTCATTGTCCTTATGTGACAATGACAAGAGCCCACAGAAAGACAGTAGTGGCACTGCAAACAGAGAAGACATCAATTCTTACAGTTTCTACCAG GCAGTTGATGGTCAGCACCTTATCCTTCATCCGCTGAACATGAAGTGTCTTCTGCATTACTATGGTGGCTATGATAGTCTTCCTAACAG AATTAGTGGAAAGATTTTACAAATGGAGTCTGTGACGCAATCGGAGGCCATGAGAAGGCGCTACCGCTTCTTAAGTCATTTTTCTTTGACGACAACATTTCAG CTCTGTGAAATTGATCTCAGCAAGATATTGCCCATGGATGCACTATCTCCATTTATGGAGGAAATCAAAAGTAGGGAAAAACAAAGGAAGTGGCAGGCTAGGAAG GAACGGCGTGAACAAGTTAAAGCTGACGCCATTGGCATGCACTTAGAGCCTTTGCCTTTTAGCTTTTCAGAACCATCTTTCACAGAACAGCCTACTTTCACTAGCGATGACTTTGAAG CTTTGGGAAGTACGAGTACAGCTGTAACATCATCAAGCTCCCCAGTGCCTGGAGGCAGACAGCTGTTCTCGAATGTTGCAAGGCTTGGTTTTGCCGCTGGATGTGATCCTCCAGCTCTGAAAACGGATGAGTCCACGCGTGATTCTTCTGTTGCGGCTG GAACAAGGAGTTCTGGAATTCTGTCCTTTGCAAATGTAACGTCCAAGGCAAAAGCTGTTGAAGGTCCCAACGCGTCTAAGTCAAATGATGCAGGGAAGAAGGGGAAGAAGCCAAATCGGGTCCTAATGTCAACATCTGGTGGTAGGCGTTACTGA